From Qipengyuania psychrotolerans:
GGCGCACTTCACGCTCGAGGAGATGACCGCGATTGTCGATACGGCCAAATCGCTCGGTCTGAATACGGCTGCGCACGCCCACGGCGCGCGCGGCATCGAACTGGCATCACGAGCCGGCGTCCAGACCATCGAACACGGCACCTATATTGACGAGCAGGCGGCCAAGGTGATGCGCGCAAACGGCACCATCCTTGTCCCGACATTGATGGCTTTCCAGGGCATCAAGGAGAACCTTGGAACAGGGTTCTACACACCTGTGGTCGAGGACAAGATCCGCTCCGTCAGTGCTTACGCCGAAAGCATTGTCGAACGGGCGCGCAAATGGGGTGTCAAAGTCGCCTTCGGCACGGATGCCGGCGTATTTCCCCATGGCATGAACGCGGGCGAGCTTGCCCTGATGCGCAGCGGCGGGATGTCGAACCGCGAAGTGCTGGCCAGCGCCACTACCGATGCAGCTACCGTTCTCGGGATGCAGGATGAAATCGGCCGGATTGCGCCGGGATTTTCGGCTGATCTGGTCGCGGTGGAAGGCAATCCGCTGGAGGATGTCACCGTGCTCGAAAATGCCGACTGGGTAATGGTGCGCGGCCGCGTCGTGGAATGATTTAACGGGCGATTGATCGAAGCGGGAATGGCGCCGGTCATTATGGGTGCTTGCCGAGGGGGCTGGGCAGGCATAGGTGCCTCGGCACGTATTACAGGGATCACGAGCATGACATTCTTCCGCCTTGCGCTGGCCGGCGCATCCGCACTTTCTCTTGCAGCTTGTGCGAATTACGCGCCTGTCGCCGACACCCCGCCTGTCGCCGTCAGCGATGAGGTGAGTGCTCATGACGCGCTGTTCGCGGTTTTTGACGATGGGAATGAGCGCAGCCTCAAGCTCAACCCGCTGTCGGCGCTGTTTCGCGGCGACATGCGGTATGCCGACCGGCTCGGCGATTATCTGACTGACCGGTACAATGATGCCAGCCGGGCCGATGCCCAGCTGAACCTGGCAAAGCTGGCGGAAATTGATCGCAGCGCGCTGTCATCGACCGACCAGATTGCTTACGATGTGTTCGAATACAACCAGCAGGAAGCATTGAAGGATCTCACACCGGAAATTCTCGCTGTCACTAATGTGCGTCCGGTCAATCACTTCGCAGGTTTTCACACGTTTTATCCCAGCTTCGCCAGCGGGCAGAGCGCTGCGCCGTTCGCCACGGTCGAGGATTACGAGAACAACCTGAAGCGCCACGAAGACTATGTCGCGATCACCGACCGTTCGATCGCGCGCTTTCGCGAAGGTATGGACAGCGGTGTGCTCGAAACACAGCTGACGATCGGCAATGTCATCAGCCAGCTCGATACGCAGTTGGCCATGGACATCGAGGAATCGCCGTTCTGGATGCCGGTGACCAATTTTCCGGATGATTTCTCTGCATCCGACAAGACGCGCCTTGAGGCCGAGTATCGCGCGAGCATTGGCGAAGTTTACGCGGCGCATGCGCGCTTGCGTGATTTCCTGCGCGATGAATATTACGCCGCCGCCCGCGAAAGCGTGGGCCTGGCCCAGATGAAAGGCGGCGATGCGCTCTACCGGCGCCTGATCGAAGGTACGACGACCCTTCCGCTGACGCCTGAATACCTCCACGATCTCGGCCTGTCCGAAGTCGCCCGGATCAAGTCCGAACTCGAAACGGTGAAGGCGGAAGTCGGCTTTGAGGGATCACTCAACGAGTTTTTCGATTTCGTGCGGACTGATCCCCGCTTCACCCCCGAAAGCCGCGAAGCGCTGACGCAAACATATTACGATATTGGGAAGCAGGTCGACGAGAAGATCGATGACTATTTCTCGCTGACTCCCAAGACGCCGCTGGAGATCAAGCCATACGAGGAATACCGCGAAAAATTCGAAGCGGGCGGTTCTTACCAGAGCGGCGCGGCCGATGGCTCGCGGCCCGGGACATTCTATTTCAACGCCTATGACCTGCCCAGCAGGCTGACGACGGGCAATGTCACCCTGTACCTCCACGAAGGCGCGCCGGGACATCATTTCCAGATCAGCCTCGCGCAGGAAAACGAATCCCTGCCGGACTTCATGCGCTATGGCGGGACCACTGCCTATGTCGAAGGCTGGGCGCTTTATTCCGAGACGCTGGGCTATGAAATGGGCTTCTTCGAGGACCCGTGGAATCGCTATGGCACGCTTCAGGACGAACAGCTTCGCGCCATGCGGCTGGTGGTTGATACCGGTCTGCATTCCAAGGGCTGGTCCCGCGATCAGGCGATCGATTTCATGCTCGATAACAGCGGCATGACACGCACTGAAGTCGTGGCAGAGGTTGAACGGTATATCGCGATCCCGTCACAGGCGCTTGCCTACAAGGTCGGTGCGCTGAAAATCCAGGAATTGCGCAAACGTGCCGAAGACACTCTGGGTGAAGACTTCGATATCCGCACCTTCCACGCCCAGGTGCTGAACAGCGGCGGCCTTCCCCTGCCAGTGCTCGAATCCAAGATCGATCGTTGGATCGAGATGGGCGGGAAATAGCCGGAATTTGATGCCTTATGCTGCTGGCTTGCCCGGACGAGGTGTGCCGTATCGGGACGAGCGCAGTATGGCGATGCGTTTTGTCGGGAACCCGACGCCCGACTAGGGGGTATTACCGGGCAGGACGGTGGGAAAGTATTTCATGGAGGTAACCCATGCCGAGCTTGTCCTTCCATAGCAGCCGCCCCGATCGGTGGGTGAAGCCGAAAGCTTATAGCGATGCGTCCCTTCGCTATCAGCAACACGGCAAGATCCTCCCGATGGAGCAGCCGGGCTTTTTTGCCCGCCTGTTCGGGGCTCGCTGAACGGTTCAGTCTACAGGACACCCTGAAAAGGGAAGGGGCCGGAAGTCGCAAGACTTCCGGCCCCTTCTTTGTGCGGTGGTGGATGCGGAGAAGCTTAGTACTCCTCCGGCTCTTCAGGCGTTTCCGCCGTGTGCGTGGGCCCGGCATCCTTCTCGCCCTTGGCCAGCTTGAACACCACGCCGGACAACAGCGCCAACGCCAGCAGGTTAGGCAAAGCCATCGCTGCGTTCGAGATGTCGCCCAAACGCCATACCAGTTCAGACGGTTGGGCGGCGCCAAGGAAGATTACGAAACACCACAACACGCGCCATGCCATGTGAAGCTTCTTCTCGCCCGAGCGGGTTGAACCTTTCATCCGGTCGTAGAGGAAGGTGATCGCGCGTTCGCCGTAATAGGACCACGTCAGCAGCGTCGTGAACACGAACAGGATCAGCGCGACAGAGGCCACCAGCGTTCCGATCGGGATGCCTGCCAGCGTGAATGGGAAGGCCGCAGCAAATGCGCCGCTGGTCATCTCGAAACCAACCTTGTCCGATTGCCATGCGTGCAGGACCGATTCCCCGCCTCCGGTGAAGTCACCGCGGACCGTCAGGATGACCAGCGCGGTCATGGTACAGATGACGATGGTGTCGATGAACGTACCGAGCATGGCCATACGGCCCTGCGATTCCGGATCGTTCGTCTGTGCCACTGCGTGCGCAATTGCTGTCGAACCCTGGCCTGCCTCGTTTGAGAACAGCCCGCGTGCCACACCGGCGCGCAGGGCGATGATAATCGCTGCACCGACGAAGCCGCCACTGGCTGCCTGAGGATTGAAGGCTCCGTGGAAGATCAGCGCGAAGGTTTCGCCCAGATCGCCGAAGTTCAGGATCAGCGCGATCATCGCCATGAAAATATACATGGCTGCCATGAACGGTACGACCTTTTCGGCAACATTACCGATCGACTTGATCCCGCCAATGATGACGATGAAGACGAGTACCGCAACGATCAGCCCGCCAAGCCATTCTTCAATCCCGAACAGCTCGTTCAGACCGTCAGCGACCGCATTTGCCTGAATCGAATTGCCCGTAACGAGCGCGGAAAACAGCGTGCCGAGGCAGAATACCACGGCCAGCCAAGTCCACTTCTTGCCCAGACCCATCATGATGTAGGTCATCGGGCCGCCGCGCAGGACGCCGTCGCTGGTGCGCTCGCGGTAGCGGATGGCCAGCGAACCCTCGGCAAAGGCCAGCGCCATGCCGAACAGTGCAGTGATCCACATCCAGAATATTGCGCCCGGACCGCCCAGTGCGATCGCGGTGGCGACACCGGCGAGGTTACCCGTACCGACCTGTCCCGATAAAGCGGTCGAAAGCGCTGCGAATGGTGAAATTTCGCCTTCGCCTTGGCTCTTGCGGCCAGCGAACAAGCCCTTGAAGGCACTGCCCAGCTTTAGGATCGGATAGAATTTGAGGCCGATCATGATCCACAGGCCTATGCCCAGAAGTATGATCGTCATTGGCGGGAAGGGAATGACTTCGGCCCCATTCCATGTGCCAACCCAGATAAAATCGGATATGTTGGTAACCGGCTCAACCAGCCGATCGCCAAGACTTGGTGCCTGGCTTGTTGCCATGTCGCGAAAACCCCTCTTGCGTCCCTAGATATCAGGCGGGGCACGCTAGAGATGCGCGGGGCGCTTGGAAAGCGGCAAATGTGCCTGTCTCCCCCGCTTGCGTTTTGCGGACGCGCGGCCTACATGAGTTTCGTCTTCCGACATCGATGATGGATACAGCCCCTCCCGGACTTGAACCGGGGCGGCGAAACCCCCATCCCGGAAGGCAAGAGCAGTTCAAGCGCGAAAGTGATAAGGCCATGGCCGACAAAGGTGACAAGACATCCCCCGCCGAGTTCATCCGGCAGGTGCAGACGGAAGGCCGCAAGGTCGTGTGGCCGACGCGTGAAGAGACGATCCGCATCTCGATCTTCGTCTTCATCATGATGATTATCCTTTCGCTCTTCTTCCTCGGCGTGGATTCGGTTTTCGGCGCAGTCGTGCGCTGGCTGATGACTCTCGCTTGATCGGCGCCTGAGCCCGACCAGACCCTTCGACAGGAAAAAGATTTAACATGGCACGCTGGTATATCATCCACGCTTACTCCGGTTTCGAGAACAAGGTTCGCGATTCGATCATTCACGAGGCTGAGCGTCTCGGTCTGTCCGAAGGTGTCGAAGAGGTCGAAGTTCCGACTGAGACGATCACCGAGGTCAAGCGCGGCAAGAAGGTTCAGGTCGAACGCAAGTTCATGCCGGGCTACGTGCTCGCCAAGCTGAACATGACGGATGATGTCTATCACCTCGTGAAGAACACTCCGAAGGTTACCGGCTTCCTCGGCAACAACAACAAGCCCCAGGCGATCTCCGAAAAAGAAGCTGCACGTTATTTCGGCGGCGTGGAAGAGGCCAAGTCGGCTCCGAAGAAGCAGGTCAGTGTCGATTACGAAATCGGCGACCAGGTCAAGGTGCTCGACGGGCCCTTCGCCAGCTTCAACGGCCTTGTCGAAGAACTTGATTTCGACAAGCAGAAGGTCAAGGTTTCGGTCTCCATCTTCGGCCGCGCAACGCCGGTCGAGTTGGAATTCGAACAGGTCGAACTGGTCAAGTAAGACGCGCCGCAAGGCCGCATGAAAAAGGGGCGCTCCTCGATTGCCGAGGAGCGCCCCTTTTTCATTTAGGCAATGCTTGCCCCCGCGCCTCTCAGGCGATGCCGAACGTTTCGTCGACAATGCGCGCGGCAAGTGAGTTTTCATCCGTTTCGGCCAGGATCGCGTCCAGGGGTGCGTGAAGATGGTAGAAAAACCGATCGGTTTCGAATTTTCGTTCTGCCCTGCCGCGCAGGACCGCAGGCACGATCCGCGTGAGCAGCTTGGTGCCGAAACCTTCTTTCTGGCTGACGGCAAAGTCCCTAGGGGCTTCGCCAACCAATTCCTCGTTCCAGACGAGATCGAAGTAATCGGCGCCATCGTCGGCCGTGGCGATGTGCCACGTCACCTGGATGCGCGATTCCTCATTGTCCAGCATGCCGTATTTCTGTGCGTTCGTCGCCAGTTCGTGAACAGCCAGGGACAGCTGTTGCGCAGCTTCCGAACTGATCGCAATTGTCGGCCCGCCAATCGACACCCGATCCGCCACGACATTCGTCAATGGTTCCAGCTGCCGGCGAATGATGGTTTCAATCGCCTGTGAGGCGCTGTCGTCGCCGCGCAGGACAGACGATGTAGCGTCGCTGAGTGCGCCAAGGCGGCCCACGAACGTTTCCACGAAATGTTCAGGATCATTGGTCGCGCGGGCGTTCTGCCGCGCCAAGGCGGTGACCACGGTCAGCAGGTTGCTGCTGCGATGAACGGCCTCCCGGGTCAGCACCGCAAGCTTCGAATTCGCTTCACTTAATTCGGCAGTGCGCTGCGCGACCTGCTGTTCCAGATTGTCGCCGGCAGCGCGCAATTCGGCCAATGTTTCTTTGTGCGCGGCTGCTTCCAGCTTCAGCTTGTCGTTCGATTCCTTGAGTTCGCCCGGCGATGGGAGCGATGCTAGGGTGGGGATCAGGCCGAATAGAACGATCGCGGTAACGGCCGAAACTATCCCGGTCGCCAATTTCACCAACCCGACATAGGGATAGATCGGAATCCACAGCGTCACGATCGACAACAGGTGTGTCAGGCCGCACAGCAGGATGAAAGATGCGAACAGCATTACCAGCCCCGAATGCGGTACGTCCTTGCGCTTGCGCAGGACCGTCAGAAGCGCAATCGGAATTGCCGAATAGGAGAGGAAGATAAGCAGGTCGGAGCCGGCCCACAGGATCACCAGCCACGGTTGCCACAGCAGGCACATGCCATGCGGCATATACTGCCAGATATCGCCGAAATTACCCATAGACCCTCCATGTGCGTGAGCTCACGCGCAGCAGCTCGTTCAAACTTTAAAAGTGCTGAACTGGTCCGACGGCCCACCCCATCGATTTGTTGCAGGCGTGCGCCTTTACAGGCGTCCTCTCAAGACCGCCAGCGGTTTACAAATCTAGAAGTCATTTCATCCGGCGCCGGGCAGCGCGCCAACCTTATCTGCGTAGGCGACGCTCATCATCAGCACATCGACTGCGGCATGAGCGATGATACAGGCCCACAGATTGCCGCCGCAGCGCACTCTCAACCAGCCAAGGCCCAGACCGACGACGCCGGTGATGAGCATCCCGCCCAAACCCTGATAGGCATGGGGCAGGCCAAACAGCACGGCCTGGACGACGATCACCAGCCAGGTCTTGTCGCCAATGCCGCGAAGCCGCTGGAGACGGTCGAACAGAAAGCCGCGCCACAGCAACTCTTCTCCGAACCCGGCTGCAAAAATCGCGACAACCACGATCCAGAGCAAGAGGCTGAGCGGGCTTTCCGTCACGAAGTCCATCACCGCGACAACATCGGGTGCTGAAATCCCGAGTTGCCCGGCGATCCATGCGCCGATCTGGAACCAGGCGATGATCAGGCCAGCGGCAAGTGCAGCCAGCAAGAGTGTTCGCGCCCAGCTGTCCGGCGCCCGCAGGTTCCACGCTTCGGCCACATGTCCATCTCTTCGGAGCCAGAACCATGCGAGCAGTAAGGCGGCGGCCATGCTGCCCGCGACCGAGCCTAAAAGGCCTGCAGATGTCATCCCGAACATGACAACAACCGCGATCGAGACCGCGAAATAGACCAGCATCACCAGGACGAACTGGATGATGAAGCGGACCCATCCAAGCGAGCCGAGCTTTTCAGTAGTCATTCCGCGAACCCTCCAATGCAGGTGACCGGCATTGCCCGCGAATGAGAGGCCATCAAGTCAAAGCAGGATCCAATCCCCAGTTCTTGCAGGGGATTCGGTGGATAGTGGCCGCAGAAATCGGAAGGGTTCAGGCCGTTCTCTTCGCAGTGCCTGTTTCGCGCATCGCGGCAAGTTCTTCGTCGACAGCGCGGTCCCGGCTCATTTCCTCGATCTCGCGATCGACCGAGGCATTGCGGCTACGGAAATCCTGGTCATCAGCCGCGAAATCGGTGCGCTTTTCAAGCTCTTCGATGTGTTGCATTCGCTTGGAAACACGATCGGAATCGCCGCTGCGGGCAGCAATGCCCGATGCATTTCCGTCGGCGGCGCGCAGGTCTGCCATACGGGCGCGAACACTGTCGCGCTTGGCTTCGAGCTGGATTTCCGCCTCGTGCATTGCGGTAAGCTCTTCATCGAGAGTGGCGATGTCTTGCTTGATCTCTTCGATCCCGGCGCGGCAATCCTCGCGCGCAAGCAAAGCTTGGCGAGCGAGGTCTTCGCGCTGGTGGTCCATCGCGATCTTGGCTTTTTCATTCCATTCGGCAATGCGCGATTGGGCGCGCACTTGCTCTGCATCAAGGCGATCTTTCTGGCGGCGGGCCTTGCTGATGTCACCGGTAAGGCTGATCAGTGCTTCTTCGATTTCCCGCTGGAGCTGCGCGAGCATCTTGACCGGATTTGTTGCCCCGTCGAGCGCGCTGGTCAAATTGCTGGAAATCAGCTCTTTGACCTGGATGGCGATACGAACCACGATAGTCCCCCTCAGAATTCGTCCGTGCTCAAAGTAATGTTCAAGTCTTAACACAATGCGACCAATGTAAAAGTCAAGAATTGACTGTGCTTGATGCCCTCGAATTTTGAAAGCACCTGTCAGGCAGTGCAATCAGCGGTCTTCACGCAGGGCGCATCACGCTTGCAATCGAGCGCAGAATCGCTATGTGCGCGCCTTCCCAAGCCAAAGGCTAGGATACCAACGCGGGAGGACTGCAACCCATTCACTTGGGCAGACCGCTCGACCGCTTAACATGAGGCGTTCCCTGACAGGATGCGCCGACAGTGTGAAAGGAGGCCATAATGGCCAAGAAGATTGAAGGCTATATCAAGCTGCAAGTGCCCGCGGGCACTGCAAACCCGTCACCGCCGATCGGCCCTGCGCTGGGTCAGCGCGGCGTGAACATCATGGAATTCTGCAAGGCATTTAATGCTGCCACGCAGGACCTTGAGAAGAACGCTCCAATCCCGACGATCATCACCGTTTATGCGGACCGTTCGTTCAGCTTCACCACCAAGACGCCGCCGGCTTCGTTCTACCTGAAGAAGGCAGCCAAGCTTAAGTCGGGTTCGGCCGAACCGGGCAAGGTTTCTGCCGGAACCATCAAGCAGAGCGCCGTCAAGGAAATCGCAGAGGCCAAGATGAAGGACCTCAATGCGAACGATATCGATCAGGCAATGAAGATCATCGAAGGCTCCGCGCGTTCGATGGGCCTCGAAGTGGTGGAGGGCTAAGAACATGGCAAAGCAGACAAAAGTACAGCAAGTCCGTGCCAAGCTCGACAGCGAGAAGCTGTATACGGTCGACGAAGCAATCGCCACTCTGCGCGAGCACAAGTCGAAGTTTGACGAGACTGTCGAAGTCGCGATGAACCTGGGCGTCGACCCGCGTCACGCAGACCAGATGGTTCGCGGCATGGTTTCGCTGCCCTCGGGCACCGGCAAGGACGTCAAGGTTGCCGTGTTCGCACGCGGTGACAACGCCGAAAAGGCACTTGCTGCCGGCGCCGACAAGGTCGGTGCAGAAGATCTCATGGAAGACATGCAGAACGGCAACCTCGATTATGACCGCGTGATCGCTACGCCGGACATGATGGGTGTTGTTGGCCGTCTCGGTAAGGTTCTGGGCCCCAAGGGCCTGATGCCCAACCCGAAGCTGGGCACTGTCACTCCAAACGTGGAACAGGCCGTTAAGGACGCCAAGGGCGGCCAGGTCGAATTCCGCGTCGAAAAGCAGGGCATCATCCACAGCGGTATCGGCAAGCTGTCCTTCAAGGACGACGCTTTGAAGGATAACTTCAAGGCGCTGACCGACGCCATCGTCAAGGCGAAGCCTTCGGGTTCCAAAGGCAAGTACGTCCGGAAGATCACTCTGACCTCCTCGATGGGCCCAGGCCTCAAGGTCGACCTGAGCGAAGTCGAAGGCGCGTAACGCGTTTGTGCAACATAGCGGCAGCGCTTATTTCGATGCGCTGACCTATATTGTGAAAGATTGAGAAGGGCCGGGGGAAACCTCCGGCCCTTTCTCTATGTTCGCATGGCTTATTGTTCGTCCGGGACGGTCCGCAATTGCCGTGAGTAGAACCAGCCGATCCCGATCAGGCTCGCTCCCAGGGCAAGGAAGCTTGCAATCTGGACCAGCCCTTCCAGCCCGGCTGTATCGAAGCCGAAAACCTTTATGGCCGCGCCGGTCATCAGGACCAGCGAGCCGACCCGCCAGGTCCGTTCACCGCGCCTGCTGCCGATCAGCAGGAAGACGATGGCCAGCACGATTGCGACCAGCGATCGCAGCAAATCCTCGGCCTGCGACATGGGATCGTCGGGCAAATAGCTGCTCGCGAAGATTTGCCGTAGCAGCGTGATCGCCCCAAGCGTTGCCAGCGCCATGACCGCTGCATCGATATAGCGGCGCAGTCGTGGTTGCCATAGGCGCAGCGAAAGCAGTGTGCCGATTGCCAGCGCGAAGGTGGCAAGCGCCAGATTGGCAACGGGGACCTGCCCGACTGCCTGCATCGCAAACAACGGATTGTGCCAGAAGCCGGTAAACCAGGCGAAATGCGCCAAAGACAGCGCCGCCAGAATGCTCGCCAGCAGGGGGCTGGCTTTCCATCGGCCCATACCCGTGGCCGCGCCCCATGCGAGTGCGAGCATAAGCGCTTCGAATAGCGTTCTTTCAGCGAGGCCTGTCTGTTCGAATGCAGTCACAGTCTCGATAGCGAAGATCTGTTTGAACAGGACGTGCAGCGCGATGAAACCGACTGGCAGCGCGGCCCAGTAAGCTGGAATAGTGATCTCGGTGAACCGGGTGGTCGTGATCCGTGCAGCAGCAAGTGCCAGCCCAAACGGCAGGATAAAGCCGAAGGTCTCGCGCAGCCCCGGAAGATCGCCGAGCATGAACGGGTCCCCGGAAAGTGCACCAATACCCCCCTCGGCCCACGTTCCCAGTGGAGGGAGCGCCCACATCGCGGTCGTCAATACGAAAGCAAGAACGGCCCCTTCGCGTTCCGAATGCTTCCAGCGAAGTCCAAGGGCCATCACACCCGCAAGCCATGCATTGGCAATTGGCGGCAGGACCTGTGCGAGCGCGCAAAACAGCACGATCGCGGCCAGGAATTCCGCAACGGATCTCGGCAAGCGATTTTTCAGGAAAAATGCCAATGCGGCCAATGGTGCGCCAGCGACAAGCCATCGGAGCAAGGCTAGATAATCGGGCGCATCCATTCCTCGGAAGATCGCCATCAACTCGCTTGAGCCTGCATCCGTGCCCGGCAGAAGCGCCACTGGAACGACGGCAAAGAGCCAGCCGACCGACGCGAGTGCGGAGTTTTCCAAGAGGCGGTGTCGCAAGAGGTACACCAGCGCGATGCCGATGATGCCGGTCGCAATCGGCATGGACCATTCCGGCAAAAGCTTGTCTGCCGCGAGCGCCAGCAGAAAGCTCGCCGATGCGAGATTCACTGCGAGGGTTTCAGGTTCGCCCCTTCGCCACAGCAACTTCGATGCTGCGGCCGGGATGATTGCAAGAACGGCGCTGGCCATACCCTGAAACAGCCCGGGGCTTTCGAGGTGCCACAGGCTCGCCGCCGTCGTCAGGCCCAGCAGCGAGGGGACGGCAGCGACCGTCACGCGGTCGACAATATGGTCGGTGCCGCGGCTCAGGTGGAGGAGCGGGATCCCGGCAAACACGGCCGCCAGCGCGGTGAGGACCAGGCCGAAGGAAACCAGATCCGGCGATGGCCAGAAGCCGAGCAGCAAAATGCCTATGGCGGCCGCAATAGCGCTGCCGGGGCGGATGTCCTCGCGGCGCCAACCGAACCAGGCGAGGGTGCTGGCAAGGAGCAGGTAGAGGCCCCACGTCAAAGGCGAGTATCCGCCCTCGTTCACCAGAACCGCCAGTTGCAGCGAAGCGATCGCCGCCGAAGCCAGTCGCAAGGGTTGTTCGAACCGGGTGGTCGTCATGACCGCGGGCAGGATTGCCCCCAGCAGCACGAAGAACAACCCCAGAGCGACGATGTCGAGGGCCGAAAACCCGCTTCCGGTCAGGAGCAATCCGCCCCATCCAAGCCCGCCGATCAATGCGGCAAGGCCCAGCCAGGGCCTGCGTTGCCGGTTGCCGGTCTGCGTCAATCCGCCTGTGACCAGCGCGAGATACAGAGCGAGCAGCGGAAGGTTGGCCTCGTCGCTGCCGACAAGGGCCGGAGCAGCAAAGCCGCCCACGAGGCCGAGTACCGCGCTCGGCAGGCCGAAGCGATAAGACAATGCAATGGCTAGCGCGGTGACCCCCGCAAGCCCGAGGAAGGCAATGGTTTGCCCGATCAGTGCGTATTGCGTGCCGGCCAGATAGAAGCCTGCGTACAGTGTCGCGAGGCCGGCGCCGGCCAGAGCCTGGCAAACGCGTTCGTCGCCGACCCGGTCCGCATTCCGGTAGGCTGCCTCCGCAGCGCCGAGCAGACCAATGCCGAACAGGAATGACAGCGCCACACGAACGACCTGCGTCAACAGCCCCTGTTCGATGGAATAGCGCACGGCCAGGACGCCGGTAACCGCCAGCGTAACTCCGCCTGCCCAGATTGGCAGCTTGCGGCCGAACACATCCTCGAAATCCAGTGCGAAACGCGGGCCGCTTCTGGGTTCATCGAGATCAGGCGCGTCCAAGTCCTCGGGCGGAACCTCCTCCACTTCTTCCGGCGCTGGAGGCGCAGAAGCGAGTTTCACGGAAGAGGGAACAGAGACTGTTTTCGCAGCGGCAGGCGCCGCAGCCTCCCGTTCCATCGGCGGGACTGGTTGTTCATCGGGAAGGGGTTCTGCCGTACGCCCCATTCTCAGCAGGTGCAGCACGTGCTCGAGCGAGCCCTCCAGCCCCTCAATCTGCTGCTTCAATAGCCGCAGTTCGCCGCGCTGGTAGAATGCGACCCCAAACAGGACCAGGATCAATAGCCAGTCCATCTAGCCCCTCCTTAAGGTGCCTAGGCTAGCGAATGGGACCTGCGAAACAAGCGCTTATCAAATTCCTCCGGGGGTAAATTCGAAGCCCGCCTGCGACAGGCGCTCGCAAAGTTCGGCCATGCAGGCATCAAGTGCAGCGCGGTCGGTCGACCGAACCACGAAGTTCGAGCCGACTTTACCCTCCCGGAAGAACGGATAGCTGCCGATCTGGCAATTCTCATGCGCCTGTTCGACTTCGCGCAGTTCGGTGGAAATTTCGCTTTCAGGGATGAAGCCGCCAACTGTCTCGCTCAGCAGC
This genomic window contains:
- the rplA gene encoding 50S ribosomal protein L1, coding for MAKQTKVQQVRAKLDSEKLYTVDEAIATLREHKSKFDETVEVAMNLGVDPRHADQMVRGMVSLPSGTGKDVKVAVFARGDNAEKALAAGADKVGAEDLMEDMQNGNLDYDRVIATPDMMGVVGRLGKVLGPKGLMPNPKLGTVTPNVEQAVKDAKGGQVEFRVEKQGIIHSGIGKLSFKDDALKDNFKALTDAIVKAKPSGSKGKYVRKITLTSSMGPGLKVDLSEVEGA
- a CDS encoding DUF2339 domain-containing protein, whose product is MDWLLILVLFGVAFYQRGELRLLKQQIEGLEGSLEHVLHLLRMGRTAEPLPDEQPVPPMEREAAAPAAAKTVSVPSSVKLASAPPAPEEVEEVPPEDLDAPDLDEPRSGPRFALDFEDVFGRKLPIWAGGVTLAVTGVLAVRYSIEQGLLTQVVRVALSFLFGIGLLGAAEAAYRNADRVGDERVCQALAGAGLATLYAGFYLAGTQYALIGQTIAFLGLAGVTALAIALSYRFGLPSAVLGLVGGFAAPALVGSDEANLPLLALYLALVTGGLTQTGNRQRRPWLGLAALIGGLGWGGLLLTGSGFSALDIVALGLFFVLLGAILPAVMTTTRFEQPLRLASAAIASLQLAVLVNEGGYSPLTWGLYLLLASTLAWFGWRREDIRPGSAIAAAIGILLLGFWPSPDLVSFGLVLTALAAVFAGIPLLHLSRGTDHIVDRVTVAAVPSLLGLTTAASLWHLESPGLFQGMASAVLAIIPAAASKLLWRRGEPETLAVNLASASFLLALAADKLLPEWSMPIATGIIGIALVYLLRHRLLENSALASVGWLFAVVPVALLPGTDAGSSELMAIFRGMDAPDYLALLRWLVAGAPLAALAFFLKNRLPRSVAEFLAAIVLFCALAQVLPPIANAWLAGVMALGLRWKHSEREGAVLAFVLTTAMWALPPLGTWAEGGIGALSGDPFMLGDLPGLRETFGFILPFGLALAAARITTTRFTEITIPAYWAALPVGFIALHVLFKQIFAIETVTAFEQTGLAERTLFEALMLALAWGAATGMGRWKASPLLASILAALSLAHFAWFTGFWHNPLFAMQAVGQVPVANLALATFALAIGTLLSLRLWQPRLRRYIDAAVMALATLGAITLLRQIFASSYLPDDPMSQAEDLLRSLVAIVLAIVFLLIGSRRGERTWRVGSLVLMTGAAIKVFGFDTAGLEGLVQIASFLALGASLIGIGWFYSRQLRTVPDEQ